The Sorangiineae bacterium MSr11367 genome window below encodes:
- a CDS encoding endonuclease V, translated as MFCAVDVHYETEKGIARAACVQFQEWTSEKAVAEHVVEVAEVAPYVPGEFFKRELPPLLRVLEALGALPTLVIVDGYVWLDTAGRPGLGAHLHEALGGRVAVVGAAKTAFRGETGAVLVLRGESAKPLLVSAAGIPLDEAADGVRRMAGEHRIPTLLKRVDHLARGLSG; from the coding sequence ATGTTCTGCGCGGTAGATGTTCACTACGAGACCGAAAAGGGAATTGCGCGCGCGGCGTGCGTGCAATTTCAGGAATGGACGAGCGAAAAAGCCGTCGCCGAACATGTCGTCGAGGTGGCGGAGGTCGCCCCGTACGTGCCGGGCGAGTTTTTCAAACGAGAGCTGCCGCCGCTTCTGCGCGTGCTCGAGGCCTTGGGCGCGCTTCCGACGCTCGTGATCGTCGATGGCTACGTGTGGCTCGATACGGCGGGGCGGCCTGGTCTAGGGGCACATCTGCACGAGGCGTTGGGGGGCCGTGTGGCGGTGGTGGGGGCGGCCAAGACGGCTTTTCGCGGTGAGACGGGCGCGGTCCTGGTGCTGCGCGGCGAAAGTGCGAAGCCCTTGCTGGTGAGCGCCGCCGGCATCCCGCTCGACGAAGCCGCCGACGGCGTTCGACGTATGGCGGGCGAGCACCGCATCCCGACGCTTCTCAAGCGCGTCGACCACCTCGCG
- a CDS encoding ADP-ribosylglycohydrolase family protein: MENHAQRHTRFRGAFLGCLLGDALGRPFEMMAGNDTRLAPALEAMLAGKGRWRYSDDTQMMMAVAESLVRCGRVSGADILAALAANYDPARGYGSGMRRALEAFRSGRGTAFSSWAEGSKGNCAAVRGVAIACAYHEDMETLAAFAEEAAGVTHGHPLGRAGAVATAVGLGAVLARAPNLLELIAQAPTVVETILASKIEKAWYLAREHADVQSAASVLGNGIVAEDSVPLALFCFLRWAPDFVDVVRNAILAGGDTDTIAAMAGALCGAQIGEEHLPPAWLDRVETGPKGIDGVRNLADGVFELWKKVAEHVE; the protein is encoded by the coding sequence GTGGAGAACCATGCCCAACGGCACACGCGATTCCGCGGGGCCTTTCTCGGTTGCTTGCTGGGGGACGCGCTCGGCCGTCCCTTCGAGATGATGGCCGGCAACGACACACGCCTCGCGCCCGCCTTGGAGGCGATGCTCGCTGGCAAGGGCCGATGGCGTTACTCGGACGACACCCAAATGATGATGGCCGTGGCCGAGTCACTGGTGCGGTGCGGACGTGTCTCGGGGGCCGACATTCTCGCGGCGCTGGCTGCGAATTATGACCCGGCGCGGGGATACGGGAGCGGGATGCGGCGTGCGTTGGAGGCATTCCGAAGCGGGCGCGGAACGGCCTTCTCGTCGTGGGCGGAAGGCTCGAAAGGAAACTGTGCGGCCGTGCGGGGCGTGGCCATTGCGTGTGCATACCACGAGGACATGGAGACCCTGGCTGCCTTTGCCGAAGAAGCCGCAGGCGTCACGCATGGGCATCCCCTCGGGCGCGCCGGCGCCGTGGCCACGGCCGTTGGACTCGGGGCGGTGCTCGCGCGCGCGCCGAATCTCCTCGAGCTGATCGCGCAAGCTCCGACCGTCGTGGAAACGATCCTCGCTTCGAAAATCGAGAAGGCCTGGTACCTTGCACGTGAACACGCGGACGTGCAAAGCGCGGCCTCCGTTCTCGGGAACGGTATCGTGGCGGAGGATTCGGTTCCACTCGCCTTATTTTGCTTTCTGCGATGGGCGCCCGACTTCGTCGATGTGGTGCGAAATGCCATTCTGGCGGGCGGTGACACGGATACCATCGCCGCCATGGCGGGTGCGCTCTGTGGTGCGCAGATCGGTGAAGAGCATCTTCCCCCGGCTTGGCTCGACCGAGTCGAAACGGGGCCGAAGGGAATCGATGGCGTGCGAAATCTCGCCGACGGTGTCTTCGAGCTATGGAAGAAAGTCGCGGAGCATGTGGAATAA
- a CDS encoding beta-1,3-glucanase family protein — protein MPKRSLVHGATVLVAASMFQCSADEPSAALSKAPVEQPLAAACGTVNAALNRTTTASSVESGAFPANAATDGNTGTRWSSAFGDPQWIQVDLGSVQAICGVRLQWEAAYGKAYQIQISNDANTWSNIYSTTNSPGGTENLTVSGSGRYLRVLGTQRATQWGYSLWELQVFTTGGPSDGGAGDSGTNPPAGFWDSSGIPPAQNVLVFKFLNRTNGVRKDTELFWSFKSGSISETHSFAERPLYDMPANSAGRLYFYVCLTGDTTCASDPTKSRYFDFIEHTIGAHQYNGNTTRVDAFGLKIAMLLRSHDGSELAVGEDYATFAEDRAVTFQKFVDSVPSEFKGLAQAPNAPYRIVEPGAGGFNAGGAYQHYYDSYVNQIWSANGITIPKPGPNGDGLGAYPDLSAAIYRHVGAAPGSFDSAGHLSNQQLWANASTFYTAAPANYYAKFWHDHALGAKAYGFPYDDVGGYSTFISHDNPQYLLVAVGW, from the coding sequence ATGCCCAAGCGATCCCTGGTCCACGGCGCAACCGTCCTTGTCGCCGCGTCCATGTTCCAATGTTCGGCGGATGAACCTTCCGCTGCCTTATCCAAAGCTCCCGTCGAGCAGCCTTTGGCCGCGGCGTGTGGCACGGTCAATGCGGCATTGAACCGCACCACCACCGCCTCGTCCGTGGAAAGCGGCGCCTTTCCGGCGAACGCCGCAACGGACGGAAATACCGGCACGCGCTGGTCGAGCGCATTTGGCGATCCCCAATGGATACAAGTCGATTTGGGGTCAGTTCAAGCGATTTGCGGCGTTCGACTCCAATGGGAAGCGGCGTACGGCAAGGCGTATCAAATCCAAATATCCAACGATGCCAACACGTGGTCGAACATTTACAGCACCACGAATAGCCCAGGCGGCACGGAGAATCTCACGGTCAGCGGAAGTGGCCGTTACCTGCGCGTGCTTGGAACCCAGCGCGCCACCCAATGGGGATATTCACTTTGGGAGCTGCAAGTCTTCACCACCGGTGGCCCGAGCGACGGGGGCGCAGGCGACAGCGGCACGAACCCGCCCGCCGGGTTCTGGGACTCGAGCGGCATTCCGCCGGCGCAGAACGTCCTCGTGTTCAAGTTCCTCAACCGCACCAACGGCGTCCGCAAAGACACCGAGCTCTTTTGGAGCTTCAAATCGGGCTCGATCTCCGAGACGCACTCCTTCGCGGAACGACCTTTGTACGACATGCCGGCCAACTCCGCCGGCCGCCTGTATTTCTACGTCTGCTTGACGGGCGACACCACCTGCGCGTCGGATCCGACGAAGAGCCGGTATTTCGATTTCATCGAACATACCATCGGGGCGCATCAATACAATGGCAACACCACGCGGGTGGACGCATTCGGCCTGAAGATCGCGATGTTGCTGCGCTCGCACGACGGATCGGAACTCGCCGTCGGTGAGGATTATGCGACCTTTGCGGAGGACCGCGCGGTCACCTTCCAGAAATTCGTGGACTCCGTGCCGTCCGAGTTCAAAGGACTCGCCCAAGCGCCGAACGCGCCTTATCGCATCGTGGAACCGGGCGCGGGCGGCTTCAACGCCGGCGGCGCGTATCAGCATTATTATGACAGCTATGTGAACCAGATCTGGTCGGCGAACGGCATCACCATCCCCAAGCCCGGCCCCAACGGCGACGGCCTCGGTGCATATCCCGATCTCTCCGCGGCCATTTATCGCCACGTCGGCGCGGCCCCCGGAAGCTTCGACTCCGCAGGCCACCTGAGCAATCAGCAACTCTGGGCGAACGCCTCGACGTTCTACACGGCCGCCCCCGCGAATTACTACGCCAAGTTTTGGCACGACCACGCCCTCGGCGCGAAAGCCTATGGCTTCCCCTACGACGACGTGGGCGGCTATTCGACCTTCATCTCACACGACAACCCGCAATACCTCCTGGTCGCCGTCGGCTGGTAA
- a CDS encoding FMN-binding glutamate synthase family protein: MKVSKVSPRNLFFLVSSWAFALTLALSWYVQWFIVMLVPVGAAFLLGIYDLLQSKHSIRRNFPVIGHFRYLFESIRPELQQYFVESNSSGRPFSRDLRSLVYQRAKNVTDTVPFGTEKDVYSMGYEWINHSLLAKHPAEEPPRVRVGGPDCTQPYEAAVLNVSAMSYGSLSGNAIRALNRGAKAGGFAHNTGEGGLTPHHLAEGADIIWQIGTGYFGCRDAHGNFEATLFEEKASIDAVKMIEIKLSQGAKPGHGGILPAAKLTREIAAIRGLPMGKDVISPPTHSSFGTPLEMCEFIAKLRTLAKGKPIGFKLCVGKRREFLAICKAMLETGITPDFITVDGGEGGTGAAPLEFSNVVGTPLVEGLVFVHNALNGVGLRDRIRIIASGRIVTGFDIAHKIAIGADLCNSARAMMFALGCIQAQQCNANTCPAGVATQDPDLVRGLVVGDKAVRVTNFQRNTVRAFTEILGAAGLSHPSELRPWHVLRRISPTESKHYGEMYEYLAPQALLATDLPKSYARPWRAAQASSFESAVRDA, encoded by the coding sequence GTGAAGGTATCGAAGGTATCCCCGCGTAACCTGTTCTTTCTCGTATCGTCGTGGGCATTCGCACTGACATTGGCGCTCTCGTGGTACGTCCAATGGTTCATCGTGATGCTCGTCCCCGTGGGTGCCGCTTTTCTGTTGGGCATCTACGACTTGCTGCAGAGCAAGCACTCCATCCGGCGTAACTTCCCGGTGATCGGGCACTTTCGCTATTTGTTCGAGTCGATTCGGCCGGAGCTCCAGCAGTATTTCGTGGAGTCCAACTCCTCGGGGCGCCCGTTCAGCCGGGATTTGCGGTCGCTCGTGTACCAGCGCGCGAAGAACGTGACCGACACCGTGCCGTTCGGAACGGAGAAGGACGTCTATTCGATGGGCTACGAATGGATCAACCATTCGCTCCTGGCCAAGCACCCCGCGGAGGAGCCGCCGCGGGTTCGCGTGGGCGGGCCGGATTGCACGCAGCCGTACGAGGCCGCCGTGCTCAATGTATCGGCCATGAGCTATGGCTCGCTGAGCGGCAACGCCATCCGCGCCTTGAATCGCGGGGCCAAGGCCGGTGGATTCGCGCACAACACCGGCGAGGGCGGCCTCACGCCGCACCACCTGGCCGAGGGGGCCGACATCATTTGGCAAATTGGCACGGGCTATTTCGGCTGCCGCGATGCCCACGGCAACTTCGAGGCGACCCTCTTCGAGGAAAAGGCCTCCATCGACGCCGTGAAGATGATTGAAATCAAGTTGAGCCAAGGCGCCAAGCCCGGACACGGAGGCATTCTCCCCGCGGCCAAGCTCACCCGCGAAATCGCCGCGATTCGCGGGTTGCCCATGGGCAAGGACGTGATTTCGCCGCCCACCCATTCGAGCTTTGGGACGCCGCTCGAGATGTGCGAGTTCATCGCCAAACTGCGCACGCTGGCCAAGGGCAAGCCCATTGGTTTCAAGCTGTGCGTGGGCAAGCGGCGCGAGTTTTTGGCCATTTGCAAGGCGATGCTGGAGACGGGCATCACGCCCGATTTCATCACCGTGGACGGCGGCGAGGGTGGCACCGGCGCGGCGCCGCTCGAGTTTTCCAATGTGGTGGGCACGCCGTTGGTTGAGGGCCTGGTGTTCGTGCACAATGCGCTGAACGGTGTGGGGCTGCGCGACCGCATCCGCATCATCGCCAGCGGCCGCATCGTGACGGGGTTCGATATCGCGCACAAGATCGCCATCGGCGCGGATTTGTGCAATTCGGCGCGCGCGATGATGTTCGCCCTCGGCTGCATTCAGGCGCAACAATGCAACGCGAACACGTGCCCCGCCGGCGTGGCGACCCAAGATCCGGATCTGGTGCGCGGCCTGGTCGTGGGCGACAAGGCCGTTCGCGTGACGAATTTCCAGCGCAACACGGTGCGCGCCTTCACCGAGATCCTCGGCGCCGCCGGTCTCTCGCATCCTTCGGAGTTGCGCCCCTGGCACGTCCTTCGACGCATTAGCCCGACCGAATCGAAGCACTACGGCGAAATGTACGAATACCTCGCCCCACAGGCGCTCCTCGCCACGGACTTGCCCAAGTCCTACGCCCGCCCGTGGCGCGCCGCCCAAGCCTCGAGCTTCGAATCCGCGGTGCGGGACGCGTAG
- a CDS encoding protein kinase yields the protein MHACLSDELVLAFVEDRLRAPERADLEAHLSGCDECCALVASLAKTWFVEKEPSRYAAGQRVGPYTIVAFAGRGGMGEVYRARDPRLGRDVAIKVLPARFADDEERLARAHVEARATGKIAHPHAVTVFDVGMHDGVPYLVTEWLSGMTLGERLTRGKLAPSEVCRLGAQLARALGAAHDNGVIHRDLKPDNVFLCDGGGCKVLDFGVARLVASFEEFLPGLATEPGMLVGTVGYMSPEQIRGEEVDARTDLFALGAVLYEMATGQKPFGNGTAVERMTATLRDDPPPCEGDLGPIVARCLAKSPAARYQSAHDLAFQLEALAKAPAAARPPAPRSRRAMVVLGAASLVAALLAFSMGRRAVTHEPTARPTYRPLTFGRGQVLSARYSADGHTIVYSASWDGGPAQLYTTRTELPGSKPLGMNADVRGISAQGELALLLDPQFYEMGTPSGTLARMRLGGGAPREVLEHAFEADWHPNGGELAAVSKTETRYRIEYPLGTVRYEGESWPSHLRVSPRGDKLAFLFHRDPKDDMGAVAILEGNGPIRELSGGWGSIRGLAWAPGGNEIWFSAARTGGDYGLYAIGEGGGEPRLVDRVAGSILLHDISADGKVLVDHREYRTALYVGNGQGERDFTSSAGAYLTGFSADGRTVVYADEDASEGPDYGAYLRTTDGAPPIRLGNGSPFALSPDGRWVILRLQGPPVTLSLVPTGPGGPRKLSLGPVTTVFEVRFFPDGRRILFRGIEGTGHLPRVWIHDLDEAGPRPLTPEGVAPLPTISPKGDRFAGLGPDGVLRLYGLQGESLGEVPGHFADHLAVGFSENGEGIYLRTRSLPVRIRHVALPSGTVTEHMTLPLGGLRPGLASIMTLYLSADGRSYAYCTSETLSRLYIVEGL from the coding sequence ATGCACGCGTGCCTGTCCGACGAACTCGTGTTGGCCTTCGTCGAGGATCGGCTGCGTGCTCCCGAGCGCGCGGATCTCGAGGCGCATTTGAGTGGCTGCGATGAGTGTTGCGCGCTCGTCGCAAGCCTGGCCAAGACGTGGTTCGTGGAGAAAGAGCCATCGCGTTACGCCGCCGGCCAGCGCGTGGGGCCGTACACCATCGTGGCCTTCGCCGGCCGCGGCGGCATGGGCGAGGTGTACCGCGCGCGCGATCCGCGATTGGGGCGCGATGTGGCCATCAAAGTGCTGCCCGCGCGCTTCGCCGACGACGAAGAACGGCTCGCCCGCGCCCACGTCGAGGCGCGCGCCACGGGAAAAATTGCGCACCCGCATGCGGTGACGGTGTTCGACGTGGGGATGCACGACGGCGTTCCCTATCTGGTCACCGAATGGCTCTCGGGGATGACCTTGGGCGAGCGGCTGACCCGAGGAAAACTCGCCCCCTCCGAGGTGTGCCGCCTGGGGGCGCAACTCGCGCGCGCCCTCGGGGCGGCGCACGACAATGGGGTCATCCATCGCGATCTCAAACCGGACAACGTGTTTCTCTGCGACGGTGGAGGCTGCAAGGTCCTCGACTTCGGGGTGGCGCGGCTGGTGGCCTCGTTCGAAGAGTTTCTGCCCGGCCTCGCCACGGAGCCGGGGATGCTCGTGGGAACGGTGGGCTACATGTCGCCGGAGCAAATTCGCGGCGAGGAGGTCGACGCGCGTACGGATCTTTTCGCCCTGGGCGCGGTGCTCTACGAGATGGCCACTGGCCAAAAGCCCTTTGGAAACGGTACCGCGGTGGAGCGCATGACCGCGACCCTGCGGGACGATCCGCCGCCCTGTGAAGGCGACCTGGGGCCGATCGTGGCGCGCTGTCTGGCCAAGTCGCCGGCGGCACGTTATCAATCCGCACACGATCTCGCCTTTCAATTGGAGGCGCTCGCGAAGGCACCCGCGGCGGCGCGTCCGCCAGCACCGCGATCGCGCCGCGCCATGGTGGTCCTGGGGGCCGCGTCCCTGGTCGCCGCGCTCCTGGCATTTTCCATGGGCCGGCGCGCGGTCACCCACGAACCGACGGCCCGGCCCACGTACCGTCCGCTCACGTTCGGGCGCGGGCAGGTCCTTTCGGCGCGCTACTCGGCCGATGGGCATACCATCGTGTACAGTGCTTCGTGGGATGGGGGCCCCGCGCAGCTTTACACCACGCGCACGGAGCTACCCGGCTCGAAGCCGCTCGGCATGAACGCCGACGTGCGCGGTATTTCGGCGCAAGGCGAGCTTGCCCTGCTGCTCGACCCGCAGTTCTACGAGATGGGGACGCCGAGCGGCACCCTGGCGCGGATGCGGCTCGGGGGCGGCGCACCGCGGGAGGTCCTGGAGCACGCTTTCGAGGCCGATTGGCACCCGAATGGCGGTGAGCTCGCGGCGGTGAGCAAGACGGAAACTCGGTATCGGATCGAATACCCCCTTGGGACCGTCCGCTACGAGGGAGAGTCCTGGCCGAGTCATTTGCGCGTGTCGCCGCGTGGCGACAAGTTGGCATTCCTCTTTCATCGCGACCCAAAGGACGACATGGGCGCGGTGGCCATTTTGGAGGGGAATGGGCCGATTCGTGAGCTTTCGGGAGGCTGGGGCAGCATCCGCGGCCTGGCGTGGGCGCCCGGTGGAAACGAAATATGGTTCAGCGCCGCGCGCACCGGAGGCGACTATGGGCTTTATGCCATTGGCGAAGGGGGAGGGGAGCCTCGTCTGGTCGATCGCGTGGCGGGGAGCATTCTTTTGCACGACATTTCGGCCGACGGAAAAGTGCTCGTCGACCATCGCGAGTACCGCACCGCGCTCTACGTGGGCAATGGCCAAGGTGAACGCGATTTCACGTCGTCAGCCGGCGCATACCTGACGGGGTTCTCCGCCGATGGTCGCACCGTGGTTTACGCCGACGAAGATGCCAGCGAAGGCCCCGACTACGGGGCCTACCTGCGAACGACCGATGGCGCGCCGCCGATCCGACTCGGAAACGGGTCGCCGTTCGCGCTTTCGCCGGATGGCCGCTGGGTGATCCTCCGCCTTCAGGGCCCGCCCGTCACGCTGTCGCTCGTTCCCACGGGACCCGGCGGGCCGCGCAAGCTTTCACTCGGCCCGGTCACGACGGTGTTCGAGGTGCGCTTTTTCCCCGATGGCCGGCGCATTCTCTTTCGCGGCATCGAGGGGACGGGGCACCTTCCCCGGGTGTGGATCCACGACCTCGACGAGGCCGGTCCGCGGCCGCTCACCCCCGAGGGAGTGGCCCCGCTCCCGACGATTTCGCCGAAGGGCGATCGCTTCGCGGGGCTCGGCCCCGACGGGGTGCTCCGCCTCTATGGCTTGCAGGGCGAGAGCCTCGGCGAGGTGCCGGGCCACTTTGCCGATCACCTCGCTGTGGGATTTAGCGAAAATGGGGAGGGGATCTACCTGCGAACGCGTTCCCTTCCCGTCCGGATTCGCCACGTGGCGCTCCCGTCCGGGACGGTGACGGAGCACATGACACTTCCGCTCGGTGGTCTTCGGCCGGGATTGGCGTCGATCATGACCCTCTATCTCAGCGCCGACGGCCGGTCGTACGCCTATTGCACCAGCGAGACGCTTTCGCGGCTCTACATCGTCGAGGGACTGTGA
- a CDS encoding sigma-70 family RNA polymerase sigma factor: MGSLEDDLQLASACLGGDRSALATFERAHLREIGAFVAHIDRAPAFADEVRQVLRASLLVAGQDGHEPGLAGYRGRGSLGGFVRVAAVRTALNLKRQARRASAREEAAGTEGLAAASVSPELAYAREQYREAFGEALRATIAELSARDRTLLRLYHAEGVALEALAALYRVHLSTVSRWLTCAREQLSEATLRRLRERLRVGPSDAESIAALLMSQLDVSLVRLFREAG; encoded by the coding sequence ATGGGCAGTCTCGAGGACGATCTCCAGTTGGCATCCGCGTGCCTCGGTGGAGATCGTTCTGCGCTGGCGACGTTCGAGCGCGCCCACCTGCGTGAGATTGGCGCCTTCGTGGCGCACATCGATCGCGCGCCGGCGTTTGCCGACGAGGTTCGGCAGGTGTTGCGCGCGTCGCTTCTCGTGGCGGGCCAAGACGGTCACGAGCCGGGGCTTGCCGGGTACCGTGGCCGGGGTTCGCTTGGTGGCTTCGTTCGCGTGGCCGCGGTGCGCACGGCGCTGAATTTGAAACGGCAGGCACGGCGTGCATCCGCCCGCGAGGAGGCGGCGGGGACGGAGGGATTGGCGGCTGCAAGCGTGAGTCCCGAGCTCGCATACGCGCGCGAGCAATACCGCGAGGCCTTCGGCGAGGCCTTGCGTGCGACCATTGCCGAGTTGTCCGCGCGGGATCGCACGCTGCTCCGGCTGTACCATGCCGAGGGGGTTGCCCTGGAAGCGTTGGCCGCGCTCTATCGTGTGCACCTTTCGACGGTGTCGCGCTGGCTGACTTGCGCGCGCGAGCAGTTGTCCGAGGCCACCTTGCGCCGCCTGCGCGAGCGTCTGCGCGTGGGGCCGAGCGACGCCGAGAGCATCGCCGCGCTGCTCATGAGCCAACTCGATGTCAGTCTGGTGCGTCTTTTTCGCGAGGCCGGGTAG
- a CDS encoding acetylserotonin O-methyltransferase → MQEHARRDGLAPAVVLMQLITGKWVSQAISVAAELGVADQLKDGARSSDELAAAVGANEDALYRLLRALTNVGLFQEDAARRFQLTELGQYLRRDVHGNLNGYARFLGEEHMWNAWGQLRHSVRTGEPAFDHVYGEPIFDYVAKAPDVAAVFQDAMTSISGAAGRAIAAAYDFGSVRKLVDVGGGHGFLLATILAANPRLKGVVFDVPHVVEGARQLLRAENLGDRIEVVSGDFFDAVPQGGDAYIMKHIIHDWDDARSIAILRNCHRAMVPGGKLLVVDQVVPAPNEVDFAKLMDLEMLALTPGGRERTADEFRKIFAAAGFTLTRIVPTEAYLSVVEGQAV, encoded by the coding sequence ATGCAAGAACACGCTCGCCGTGATGGGCTCGCGCCCGCCGTGGTCCTCATGCAGTTGATCACCGGGAAGTGGGTCAGCCAAGCCATATCCGTCGCCGCCGAACTCGGGGTTGCCGATCAGTTGAAGGATGGAGCTCGCTCCAGTGACGAATTGGCGGCTGCCGTCGGCGCGAACGAAGATGCGTTGTATCGGTTGCTTCGCGCACTCACCAACGTCGGCCTCTTTCAAGAAGATGCGGCGCGCAGGTTCCAGCTCACGGAGCTCGGCCAGTATTTACGACGCGACGTTCACGGCAATTTGAATGGTTATGCGCGGTTCCTCGGAGAAGAGCACATGTGGAACGCCTGGGGCCAATTGCGCCATAGCGTTCGCACCGGCGAGCCCGCATTCGATCATGTCTATGGCGAGCCCATATTCGATTACGTGGCCAAGGCGCCCGACGTTGCGGCGGTGTTCCAGGATGCCATGACGTCCATCAGCGGGGCCGCTGGGCGCGCGATCGCCGCGGCGTACGACTTCGGCAGCGTGCGAAAGCTGGTCGACGTGGGCGGCGGTCATGGGTTCTTGCTCGCCACGATTCTCGCGGCGAATCCGCGATTGAAGGGCGTGGTGTTCGACGTGCCGCACGTGGTCGAGGGCGCGCGGCAGCTTTTGCGCGCCGAGAACCTCGGGGATCGCATCGAGGTGGTGAGCGGAGACTTTTTCGACGCGGTTCCCCAGGGAGGGGACGCGTACATCATGAAGCACATCATTCACGATTGGGACGATGCGCGATCCATCGCGATTCTGCGCAACTGCCATCGCGCCATGGTGCCGGGCGGCAAGCTGCTCGTGGTCGATCAGGTGGTTCCTGCGCCCAACGAAGTGGACTTCGCCAAGCTGATGGACCTGGAAATGCTCGCCCTGACCCCCGGCGGTCGTGAGCGAACGGCCGACGAGTTCCGCAAGATCTTTGCCGCGGCAGGTTTCACGCTGACGCGAATCGTTCCCACGGAAGCGTACCTCTCCGTGGTCGAGGGCCAGGCAGTGTAA
- a CDS encoding GntP family permease, protein MDRLHWLQHETGGLLTLSAVGIAVLLLLIIRFKIEPFIALLIAGLLVALGAGLSVEQIVGSAQKSSGSLIEAGFGNILGHVALIIGLGTLLGGILEASGGAEVLTAKLLRIFGEERAPLAMGLSGLIFGIPVFFDIGIFVLAPLVYVAAHRGGRSIVLYSMPLLAGLSITHAFLPPHPGPVALAGLLHVELGWLIVMGLLCGLPAWLVAGVFYSSWIGKRINLPVPEDMLAAAQKAESKTRKPPSLGLVAAIVAIPLTLILCGTFGSILLTGTLRSVVVFLGTPAVALTIAILTAFWLLGSRRGMSKEELAQLASTSLKPVGMIILVVGGGGFFGAVLSATGVGKALATTLASAGLPIIALVYVISCGLRVAQGSATVAIVTTGGIIAPLLPDLHYSQPRLALIAMAIASGSIIASHVNDGGFWIISRYFGIPVKETLATWTVLETILSVVGFTMAALLSLVIP, encoded by the coding sequence ATGGATCGATTGCACTGGCTGCAACACGAGACCGGTGGCCTGCTCACGCTGTCCGCCGTAGGCATTGCCGTTTTGCTCCTGTTGATCATTCGATTCAAGATCGAGCCCTTCATCGCGCTCCTCATTGCAGGGCTCTTGGTCGCACTCGGTGCGGGGCTCTCGGTCGAGCAAATCGTCGGCTCTGCGCAAAAGAGCTCGGGCTCGCTCATCGAGGCGGGATTTGGCAACATTCTCGGTCACGTGGCCTTGATCATCGGCCTCGGCACCCTGCTGGGAGGCATTTTGGAGGCCTCGGGCGGTGCGGAGGTGCTCACCGCCAAGTTGCTGCGAATCTTCGGCGAAGAGCGCGCGCCGCTCGCCATGGGGTTGTCCGGTTTGATCTTCGGTATTCCCGTATTCTTCGACATTGGCATCTTCGTGCTCGCGCCGCTCGTGTACGTGGCGGCGCACCGTGGCGGTCGGTCCATCGTGCTCTATTCGATGCCCTTGCTCGCGGGGCTCTCCATCACGCACGCGTTTCTTCCGCCGCATCCGGGGCCCGTGGCGCTGGCTGGCCTTCTGCACGTGGAGCTGGGATGGCTCATCGTCATGGGGCTTCTCTGCGGGCTTCCCGCGTGGCTCGTGGCGGGGGTCTTCTACTCCTCGTGGATCGGTAAGCGCATCAACCTGCCCGTGCCCGAGGACATGCTCGCGGCCGCGCAAAAAGCGGAAAGCAAGACGCGCAAGCCGCCGTCGCTCGGTCTGGTGGCGGCCATCGTGGCCATTCCGCTGACCCTCATTCTCTGCGGCACCTTCGGCAGCATCCTCTTGACGGGCACCTTGCGCAGCGTGGTCGTCTTCCTGGGAACACCTGCGGTGGCGCTGACCATTGCCATCTTGACCGCCTTTTGGCTCCTCGGTTCCCGTCGTGGCATGAGCAAGGAAGAGTTGGCGCAACTCGCCAGCACGTCCCTGAAGCCAGTGGGCATGATCATCCTCGTCGTCGGAGGCGGCGGCTTTTTCGGCGCGGTTCTGTCGGCCACCGGTGTGGGCAAGGCGCTGGCCACCACACTCGCTTCGGCTGGCCTTCCCATCATCGCGTTGGTCTACGTGATCAGCTGCGGTCTGCGCGTCGCCCAAGGCTCCGCCACGGTGGCCATCGTGACAACGGGTGGCATCATCGCGCCGCTTCTGCCGGATCTTCACTACTCGCAGCCGCGCCTCGCATTGATTGCGATGGCCATCGCCTCGGGATCCATCATCGCCTCCCACGTGAACGACGGCGGGTTCTGGATCATCTCGCGCTATTTCGGAATCCCGGTCAAAGAGACATTGGCCACCTGGACCGTGCTGGAGACGATCCTCTCCGTTGTCGGATTCACCATGGCTGCGCTGCTGAGTCTCGTCATTCCATGA